Proteins encoded in a region of the Flavobacterium sp. MDT1-60 genome:
- a CDS encoding DEAD/DEAH box helicase, with protein sequence MKLKKINEKLQDALIENGLTEANVLQMETFSTIKSGADCMIISPKGTGKSTTIVLNVIQQLAGHTEESPRALIIVEDKEKVLAMEALFEKYGKYTNLEVYGVHDKGDMDYDKNYISTGVDVLIGTPNKLSDMFTTAGYNVNRLKMLILDDADPILRLRNETKIMRISNSIAKTQRIIFAEILTERIEILADKFLLEPYFFDMDEEGEEELDEEEDGIEEEE encoded by the coding sequence ATGAAATTAAAAAAAATAAACGAGAAGTTACAAGATGCCTTAATTGAAAACGGTTTGACAGAAGCAAATGTCTTGCAGATGGAAACTTTTTCAACCATTAAAAGTGGCGCAGATTGTATGATTATCTCTCCAAAAGGAACCGGAAAATCGACAACAATTGTATTGAATGTAATTCAGCAATTGGCTGGACATACAGAAGAATCGCCACGTGCTTTGATTATTGTGGAAGACAAGGAGAAAGTGCTGGCTATGGAAGCTCTTTTTGAGAAATACGGAAAATATACCAATCTTGAAGTTTACGGTGTTCACGACAAAGGAGATATGGACTACGATAAAAACTATATTTCAACCGGAGTTGATGTTTTAATTGGCACACCAAACAAACTGAGTGATATGTTTACCACTGCAGGTTACAATGTAAACCGTTTAAAAATGTTGATTTTAGATGATGCAGATCCTATTTTGAGATTGCGTAATGAAACTAAAATCATGCGTATTTCAAACAGTATTGCCAAAACACAACGTATTATTTTTGCTGAAATATTGACAGAACGCATCGAAATTCTGGCAGATAAATTCCTGTTAGAACCTTATTTCTTTGATATGGATGAAGAAGGAGAAGAGGAGCTGGACGAAGAAGAGGATGGA
- a CDS encoding sigma-54 dependent transcriptional regulator: MSRILIIEDEAAIRRVLVKILSEESDTYQVDEAEDGAVGLDKIKNNDYDLVLCDIKMPKMDGVEVLEEVKKIKPEIPMVMISGHGDMETAIHTMRLGAFDYISKPPDLNRLLNTVRNALDKKQLVVENKILKKKVSKNYEMVGESEAISHIKLMIDKVAQTEARVLITGPNGTGKELVAHQLHEKSERANFPLIEVNCAAIPSELIESELFGHVKGAFTSAVKDRAGKFEAADKGTIFLDEIGDMSLSAQAKVLRALQESMITRVGAEKDIKVDVRVVAATNKDLKTEIAEGRFREDLYHRLAVILIKVPPLNERRDDIPALVRHFAEKIASEQGNVVKVFSQQAIKLLQEYDWTGNIRELRNVVERLIILGGTEISETDVKMFASK; this comes from the coding sequence ATGAGTAGGATACTAATTATTGAAGACGAAGCAGCGATCAGACGCGTTTTGGTAAAGATTTTGTCAGAAGAAAGTGATACCTATCAGGTAGATGAAGCTGAAGATGGTGCTGTAGGACTTGACAAAATAAAAAACAACGATTACGATTTGGTTTTGTGTGATATCAAAATGCCAAAAATGGACGGCGTTGAGGTCTTAGAAGAAGTAAAAAAAATCAAACCTGAAATTCCGATGGTTATGATTTCGGGTCATGGCGACATGGAAACAGCGATTCATACCATGCGTTTGGGCGCTTTTGATTATATTTCAAAACCACCGGATTTAAACCGTTTATTGAATACGGTTCGTAATGCCTTAGATAAAAAACAACTTGTTGTTGAAAATAAAATCTTAAAGAAAAAAGTTAGCAAAAATTACGAAATGGTAGGCGAGAGTGAAGCTATCAGTCATATTAAATTAATGATTGATAAAGTGGCACAAACCGAAGCCAGAGTTTTAATTACCGGACCAAACGGAACCGGAAAAGAATTAGTAGCACATCAATTACATGAAAAAAGCGAGCGAGCTAATTTTCCTTTAATTGAAGTAAACTGTGCTGCGATTCCTAGTGAATTGATTGAAAGCGAATTGTTTGGTCACGTAAAAGGGGCCTTTACATCAGCAGTGAAAGATCGCGCCGGAAAATTTGAAGCTGCAGATAAAGGAACTATTTTCTTAGATGAAATTGGTGATATGAGTCTTTCGGCGCAAGCCAAAGTGTTACGTGCTTTACAGGAAAGTATGATTACAAGAGTTGGAGCAGAGAAAGATATTAAAGTTGATGTTCGAGTAGTTGCGGCGACTAATAAAGATTTAAAAACAGAAATTGCCGAGGGTCGTTTCCGTGAAGATTTATATCATCGCTTGGCTGTAATTTTGATTAAAGTTCCGCCATTGAATGAGCGACGAGATGATATTCCGGCTTTAGTAAGACACTTTGCGGAGAAAATTGCTTCTGAACAAGGAAATGTGGTCAAAGTATTTTCTCAGCAAGCCATAAAATTATTGCAGGAATACGATTGGACAGGAAATATCCGCGAACTTCGAAATGTAGTCGAAAGATTGATTATTTTGGGAGGAACAGAAATTTCTGAAACTGATGTGAAAATGTTTGCAAGCAAGTAG
- a CDS encoding ABC transporter permease, whose translation MSIISLIIKREFIAKVRNKSFVVMTFLSPVLFVAIAVFIGYLSSMKADTKRIAIHDETGLFADDFVKQNKKDAEYKYLNLSEIDTKSLKDSIAKEDFSGLIVIPKTDNLKDLESKVEFISNNSPSISFIENTQDVIAGKITKLNLEKAKLDTLAIQKAQAEVNIHLAKASGEESLKGLNEIKIGIGGAFGYLIMMFIIIYGNMVMRSVIEEKTNRIVEIIISSVKPFQLMVGKIVGTSLAGLLQFLIWAIIGLGLMFAASAFFGVNIGPTARISPELMQSAQHEMSGTAQMYISELWNLPIASIIIGFVVYFVGGYFLYSSFYAAIGAAVDNQTDSQQFLLPIIMPLILSVYIGFFTVVNDPHGTVAVVFSMIPLTSPIVMLMRIPFGVPWWQIAISVSLLFATFFLVVWFAAKIYRVGILMYGKKPTWKELYRWLKY comes from the coding sequence ATGAGCATCATTTCATTGATTATAAAAAGAGAATTTATTGCAAAAGTCCGCAATAAGTCTTTTGTTGTCATGACTTTTTTGAGTCCGGTTTTGTTTGTGGCAATTGCTGTTTTTATTGGGTATTTGAGTTCAATGAAAGCAGATACTAAACGAATAGCAATTCACGATGAAACGGGTTTATTTGCCGATGATTTTGTAAAACAGAATAAAAAAGATGCCGAATATAAGTATCTGAATTTGTCTGAAATCGATACGAAATCTTTGAAAGACAGTATTGCCAAAGAAGATTTTAGTGGTCTGATTGTGATTCCGAAAACAGACAATTTAAAAGATTTAGAAAGCAAAGTAGAATTTATTTCGAATAACAGCCCAAGTATTTCTTTTATTGAAAACACACAGGATGTTATTGCCGGAAAAATCACAAAATTAAACCTGGAAAAAGCTAAATTAGACACGCTTGCGATTCAGAAAGCTCAGGCTGAAGTTAATATTCATTTGGCAAAAGCGTCCGGAGAAGAAAGTTTGAAAGGATTAAATGAAATAAAAATCGGTATTGGTGGTGCTTTCGGATATTTGATCATGATGTTCATTATCATTTATGGAAACATGGTGATGCGAAGTGTAATCGAAGAAAAAACAAATCGTATTGTCGAAATCATTATTTCTTCAGTAAAACCATTTCAATTAATGGTTGGTAAAATTGTTGGTACTTCGCTTGCCGGATTATTGCAATTTTTGATTTGGGCGATAATTGGTTTGGGATTGATGTTTGCAGCTTCGGCATTTTTTGGGGTAAATATTGGACCAACTGCCAGAATTTCACCTGAATTAATGCAGTCAGCACAACATGAAATGTCTGGAACGGCACAAATGTATATTAGTGAATTATGGAATTTGCCAATTGCAAGCATCATAATTGGCTTTGTAGTTTATTTTGTGGGAGGCTACTTTTTGTACAGTTCTTTTTATGCAGCAATTGGAGCAGCAGTTGACAATCAAACGGATTCTCAACAATTCCTTTTGCCGATAATTATGCCATTAATTCTAAGCGTTTACATAGGATTCTTTACAGTAGTAAATGATCCACACGGAACTGTTGCGGTAGTATTTTCGATGATTCCGTTAACGTCTCCAATTGTCATGTTAATGCGTATTCCGTTTGGAGTGCCGTGGTGGCAAATTGCGATTTCGGTATCATTATTGTTTGCAACCTTTTTCCTTGTCGTTTGGTTCGCTGCAAAAATTTACCGCGTTGGTATTTTAATGTACGGCAAAAAACCAACATGGAAAGAATTGTATAGATGGCTAAAGTATTAA